The Pseudomonas sp. HOU2 DNA window TCTTCGATGCTGCTGGTGGACGAGCCGACCAGCTCGACTTTCTTGTACGTGTGATGGTCACTCATGGCGATCTCCTTGGCGTTTGGAATTGATGTGTGGATTTGAGACTAGCAGTGAATCTGCACTGTTGATTTCGGCGGCCCGGCGCAAGCGAAGTTCAGATTTTCTGCACTTTCTCAAACCGCTGAAGTCCCAACCAACACACGCCACTCATCACCAATGCAGGAGAGCCACCATGGCCAACACCTCTTTACGTAAAGCCTCGTTGCAAAGCATGGAAGCCGAGATCGAGAGTCTGCTCAAATCGTTGGAAAGCTTGAAAGACGACGCTTCGGACGAGTCGCGCAAGACCCTCAAGGCGCTCAAAAGCAACGCCGAAAGCGCACTGAAGCACTCGCGCAGCCTGCTCAGCGATGCCTATGAAGAAGTCAAAGTGAAAACCCGCGAGACCGGCATCGCCACCCGCGATTACGCTCAGGAACACCCTTGGACCACCGCCGGTGTGGCGGTCGGTGCAATCGGTCTGCTCGCCGCTTATTTGCTGTTCAAGCGCGGCGAGTGATCGCTCTGGCGCAGCTCGTTCTTGAGCCATTGCGCCAGTTGCCGGGCGCGCCCGTCTGCGGCGCGCTTGGGTAGCCACAACGCCAGTTGCGCCGGGGTTTCGCAGAAGCCCCATGGCGCAACCAGGCGACCGGCCTTCAAATCCTCTGTCACCAACGGCTCCGGCGCGATTGCCACGCCAAGCCCGGCCACTGCGGCTTCCAGTAGATAATACAAATGCTCAAAACCTTGCCCGAGCTTCAGCGCCTTGGCGTCGAGGTGGTTTTGCTGTGCCCAGCTCGGCCACGCTTGTGGGCGGGAAGTGGTGTGCAGCAGCGGTTCACTGAGCAAGGCTGCGGCCGGCGCGGATTGCAGGCGTTGATAACCGCTGAACAGCGGACTCATCACCGGGCCGATGCGTTCTGCGGCCAGTTCGTAGACCTGCATGTCGGCCGGCCATGGCGGCTCGGCGAACAGCAACAAGGCATCGAGACCTGGGCGCCGTGGATCGAGATCACCTTCACCCGCTGACAAGTGCAGACGCAAGTCCGGCAGATCGGCGTTGAGCCGCCCCAGGCGTGGGATGAACCATCGCGCCAACAGACTGCCGGAGCAGCCAAGAACGAACGGCGCATCAGCGGTGCTTTGCGTCAGCTCGGCACACACACTGCGCAACCGATCAAAGGCTTCACCGCTGGCATCTCGCAGTCGAACACCGGCATCTGTGAGTTTCAAGCCGCGACCATCCTTGACGAACAGGCTCACGCCCAGATGCTCTTCGAGCACCTTGAGCTGACGGCTAACCGCGCCATGCGTGACGTGCAACTGTTCGGCCGCCTGGCTGACGCTGTTCAGCCGGGCGGTGGCTTCAAATGCGCGCAAGGCGTTCAGCGGGGGAAGGTCGTGGCTCATGGTATCTGTGAGATTTCCTGACAGGTTGTGGCGATCTTATCGGTTTTCAGCCTGGAAGGTCAGGGGTAGAGTGAACGCCATTGTCTTCTCTCCCGAATTCACCTGGAGCACATCATGACCCAGACTTCGAACACCTCCAATCTGCGCAACGGCCCGGACGATAACGGCCTGTTCGGTGCGTTCGGTGGCCGTTACGTGGCGGAAACCCTGATGCCGCTGATCCTCGATCTGGCCCGCGAATACGAAGCGGCCAAGGAAGATCCTGCATTCAAGGAAGAACTGGCCTACTTCCAGCGTGACTATGTCGGACGTCCAAGCCCGCTGTATTTCGCCGAGCGTCTGACCGAGTTTTGCGGTGGCGCGAAGATCTACCTCAAGCGCGAAGAGCTGAACCACACTGGCGCGCACAAGATCAACAATTGCATCGGCCAGATCCTGCTGGCGCGGCGCATGGGCAAGAAACGCATCATCGCCGAAACCGGCGCCGGCATGCACGGCGTGGCAACGGCCACCGTGGCCGCGCGTTTTGGTCTGGACTGCGTGATCTACATGGGCACCACTGACATCGAGCGTCAGCAGGCCAACG harbors:
- a CDS encoding LysR family transcriptional regulator encodes the protein MSHDLPPLNALRAFEATARLNSVSQAAEQLHVTHGAVSRQLKVLEEHLGVSLFVKDGRGLKLTDAGVRLRDASGEAFDRLRSVCAELTQSTADAPFVLGCSGSLLARWFIPRLGRLNADLPDLRLHLSAGEGDLDPRRPGLDALLLFAEPPWPADMQVYELAAERIGPVMSPLFSGYQRLQSAPAAALLSEPLLHTTSRPQAWPSWAQQNHLDAKALKLGQGFEHLYYLLEAAVAGLGVAIAPEPLVTEDLKAGRLVAPWGFCETPAQLALWLPKRAADGRARQLAQWLKNELRQSDHSPRLNSK
- a CDS encoding YqjD family protein, which gives rise to MANTSLRKASLQSMEAEIESLLKSLESLKDDASDESRKTLKALKSNAESALKHSRSLLSDAYEEVKVKTRETGIATRDYAQEHPWTTAGVAVGAIGLLAAYLLFKRGE